A stretch of the Serratia marcescens genome encodes the following:
- the rpoC gene encoding DNA-directed RNA polymerase subunit beta', with product MKDLLKFLKAQTKTEEFDAIKIALASPDMIRSWSFGEVKKPETINYRTFKPERDGLFCARIFGPVKDYECLCGKYKRLKHRGVICEKCGVEVTQTKVRRERMGHIELASPTAHIWFLKSLPSRIGLLLDMPLRDIERVLYFESYVVVEGGMTNLERRQILTEEQYLDALEEFGDEFDAKMGAEAIQALLKNMDLEAECEQLREELNETNSETKRKKLTKRIKLLEAFVQSGNKPEWMILTVLPVLPPDLRPLVPLDGGRFATSDLNDLYRRVINRNNRLKRLLDLAAPDIIVRNEKRMLQEAVDALLDNGRRGRAITGSNKRPLKSLADMIKGKQGRFRQNLLGKRVDYSGRSVITVGPYLRLHQCGLPKKMALELFKPFIYGKLELRGLATTIKAAKKMVEREEAVVWDILDEVIREHPVLLNRAPTLHRLGIQAFEPVLIEGKAIQLHPLVCAAYNADFDGDQMAVHVPLTLEAQLEARALMMSTNNILSPANGEPIIVPSQDVVLGLYYMTRDCVNAKGEGMVLNGSKEAERVYRAGLASLHARVKVRITEDVKNAEGEWTSQTSIIDTTIGRAILWMIVPKGLPYSIVNQPLGKKAISKMLNTCYRILGLKPTVIFADQIMYTGFAYAARSGASVGIDDMVIPAKKAEIIEEAETEVAEIQEQFQSGLVTAGERYNKVIDIWAAANERVAKAMMENLSVEDVVNRDGEVEQQVSFNSIFMMADSGARGSAAQIRQLAGMRGLMAKPDGSIIETPITANFREGLNVLQYFISTHGARKGLADTALKTANSGYLTRRLVDVAQDLVVTEDDCGTHDGILMTPVIEGGDVKEPLRERVLGRVTAEDVLKPGTADILVPRNTLLNEKACDLLEENSVDSVKVRSVVSCETDFGVCANCYGRDLARGHIINKGEAIGVIAAQSIGEPGTQLTMRTFHIGGAASRAAAESSIQVKNKGSLKLSNVKFVMNAAGKLVITSRNTELKLIDEFGRTKESYKVPYGAVMGKGDGEEVNGGETVANWDPHTMPVISEVSGFIRFADMVDGQTITRQTDELTGLSSLVVLDSAERTGSGKDLRPALKIVDAQGEDVLIPGTDMPAQYFLPGKAIVQLEDGIQIGAGDTLARIPQESGGTKDITGGLPRVADLFEARRPKEPAILAEISGIISFGKETKGKRRLVISPLDGSDAYEEMIPKWRQLNVFEGEVVERGDVVSDGPESPHDILRLRGVHAVTRYITNEVQEVYRLQGVKINDKHIEVIVRQMLRKGTIVSAGGSEFLEGEQAEVSRVKIANRQLEAEGKIAATFSRDLLGITKASLATESFISAASFQETTRVLTEAAVAGKRDELRGLKENVIVGRLIPAGTGYAYHQDRMRRRAQGEAPVVPQVSAEEATANLAELLNAGLGGSDDE from the coding sequence GTGAAAGACTTATTGAAGTTTCTGAAAGCGCAAACTAAGACCGAAGAGTTTGATGCGATCAAGATTGCTCTGGCCTCGCCAGACATGATCCGTTCGTGGTCGTTCGGTGAAGTTAAGAAGCCGGAAACCATTAACTACCGTACGTTCAAACCTGAGCGTGACGGCCTTTTCTGCGCCCGTATCTTCGGGCCGGTAAAAGATTACGAGTGCCTGTGCGGTAAGTACAAGCGCTTGAAACACCGCGGCGTGATCTGTGAGAAGTGCGGCGTTGAAGTGACCCAGACCAAAGTGCGTCGTGAGCGCATGGGCCACATCGAGCTGGCTTCGCCGACCGCGCACATCTGGTTCCTGAAATCGCTGCCATCCCGCATCGGTTTGCTGCTGGATATGCCGCTGCGTGACATCGAACGCGTACTGTACTTCGAATCCTATGTGGTGGTCGAAGGCGGTATGACCAACCTCGAGCGTCGTCAGATCCTGACCGAAGAGCAGTATCTGGACGCGCTGGAAGAGTTCGGTGACGAATTCGACGCCAAGATGGGTGCGGAAGCCATTCAGGCCCTGTTGAAAAACATGGATCTGGAAGCCGAGTGCGAGCAGCTGCGTGAAGAGCTGAACGAAACCAACTCCGAAACCAAGCGCAAGAAGCTGACCAAGCGTATCAAGCTGCTGGAAGCGTTCGTACAGTCCGGCAACAAGCCGGAGTGGATGATCCTGACCGTGCTGCCGGTACTGCCGCCGGATCTGCGCCCGCTGGTTCCGCTGGATGGCGGTCGTTTCGCGACGTCGGATCTGAACGATCTGTATCGCCGCGTGATCAACCGTAACAACCGTCTGAAACGCCTGCTGGATCTGGCTGCGCCTGACATCATCGTGCGCAACGAAAAGCGTATGCTGCAAGAAGCGGTAGACGCCCTGCTGGATAACGGTCGTCGCGGTCGTGCCATCACCGGTTCCAACAAACGTCCTCTGAAATCTTTGGCCGACATGATCAAAGGTAAGCAGGGTCGTTTCCGTCAGAACCTGCTCGGTAAACGCGTTGACTACTCCGGCCGTTCCGTCATCACCGTAGGTCCATACCTGCGTCTGCATCAGTGCGGTCTGCCTAAAAAGATGGCGCTGGAGCTGTTCAAACCGTTCATCTACGGCAAGTTGGAGCTGCGTGGCCTGGCCACCACCATCAAAGCCGCCAAGAAAATGGTTGAGCGTGAAGAAGCCGTCGTTTGGGATATCCTGGACGAAGTGATCCGCGAACACCCGGTACTGCTGAACCGTGCACCAACCCTGCACCGTTTGGGTATCCAGGCGTTTGAACCGGTTCTGATCGAAGGTAAAGCGATCCAGCTGCACCCGCTGGTTTGTGCGGCCTATAACGCCGACTTCGACGGTGACCAGATGGCTGTTCACGTACCGCTGACGCTGGAAGCCCAGCTGGAAGCGCGTGCGCTGATGATGTCCACCAACAACATCCTGTCCCCAGCGAACGGCGAGCCAATCATCGTTCCTTCTCAGGACGTTGTACTGGGTCTGTACTACATGACCCGCGACTGTGTTAACGCCAAGGGCGAAGGCATGGTGCTGAACGGTTCCAAAGAAGCTGAGCGTGTTTACCGCGCCGGCCTGGCGTCTCTGCATGCGCGCGTTAAAGTGCGTATCACCGAAGACGTCAAGAACGCCGAAGGCGAATGGACTTCTCAGACCAGCATCATCGACACCACCATCGGCCGCGCCATCCTGTGGATGATCGTACCGAAAGGTCTGCCGTACTCGATCGTTAACCAGCCTTTGGGCAAGAAAGCGATCTCCAAGATGCTGAACACCTGTTACCGCATCCTGGGCCTGAAGCCGACCGTTATCTTTGCTGACCAGATCATGTACACCGGTTTTGCTTACGCAGCCCGTTCCGGCGCTTCCGTAGGTATCGACGACATGGTTATCCCGGCCAAGAAAGCGGAGATCATCGAAGAAGCGGAAACCGAAGTTGCCGAGATCCAGGAGCAGTTCCAGTCTGGTCTGGTTACCGCCGGCGAACGCTACAACAAAGTGATCGATATCTGGGCAGCAGCGAACGAACGCGTTGCGAAAGCGATGATGGAAAACCTGTCGGTAGAAGACGTGGTTAACCGTGACGGCGAAGTGGAACAGCAAGTTTCCTTCAACAGCATCTTTATGATGGCCGACTCCGGTGCGCGTGGTTCCGCCGCTCAGATTCGTCAGCTGGCCGGTATGCGTGGTCTGATGGCGAAGCCGGATGGCTCCATCATCGAAACGCCAATCACCGCGAACTTCCGTGAAGGTCTGAACGTACTCCAGTACTTCATCTCCACCCACGGTGCTCGTAAAGGTCTGGCGGATACCGCACTGAAAACCGCGAACTCCGGTTATCTGACTCGTCGTCTGGTTGACGTGGCGCAGGATCTGGTGGTGACCGAAGACGACTGTGGCACTCACGACGGCATCCTGATGACTCCGGTTATCGAAGGTGGCGACGTGAAAGAGCCGCTGCGTGAACGCGTTCTGGGCCGTGTGACGGCAGAAGATGTCCTCAAGCCGGGTACGGCGGACATTCTGGTGCCACGCAACACCCTGCTGAACGAGAAGGCGTGTGACCTGTTGGAAGAGAACTCTGTCGACAGCGTTAAAGTCCGTTCCGTGGTGAGCTGTGAAACCGACTTTGGTGTGTGTGCAAACTGCTACGGTCGCGACCTGGCACGTGGCCACATCATCAACAAAGGTGAAGCCATCGGCGTTATCGCGGCCCAGTCCATCGGTGAGCCGGGTACACAGCTGACGATGCGTACGTTCCACATCGGTGGTGCGGCATCTCGTGCGGCTGCTGAATCCAGCATCCAGGTGAAAAACAAGGGTAGCCTCAAGCTGAGCAACGTGAAGTTCGTTATGAACGCAGCGGGCAAGCTGGTGATCACCTCGCGTAACACCGAACTGAAACTGATCGACGAATTCGGCCGTACCAAAGAAAGCTACAAGGTGCCTTACGGTGCCGTGATGGGCAAAGGCGACGGTGAAGAAGTTAACGGCGGCGAAACCGTCGCTAACTGGGATCCGCACACCATGCCGGTCATCAGTGAAGTCAGCGGCTTCATTCGCTTCGCGGATATGGTTGACGGCCAGACCATTACTCGCCAGACCGACGAACTGACCGGTTTGTCTTCTCTGGTCGTACTGGACAGCGCAGAGCGTACCGGTAGCGGTAAAGACCTGCGTCCGGCACTGAAAATCGTTGACGCTCAGGGCGAAGACGTATTGATCCCAGGTACTGATATGCCTGCTCAATACTTCCTGCCGGGCAAAGCGATCGTTCAGCTGGAAGACGGCATTCAGATCGGTGCGGGTGATACCCTGGCGCGTATTCCTCAGGAATCCGGCGGTACCAAGGATATTACCGGTGGTCTGCCGCGCGTTGCCGACCTGTTCGAAGCACGTCGTCCGAAAGAGCCGGCAATCCTGGCTGAAATCAGCGGGATTATCTCGTTCGGTAAAGAGACCAAAGGTAAACGTCGCCTGGTGATCTCTCCGCTGGACGGCAGCGACGCTTACGAAGAGATGATTCCGAAATGGCGTCAGCTCAACGTGTTCGAAGGCGAAGTGGTGGAGCGTGGCGACGTCGTTTCTGACGGCCCAGAGTCTCCGCACGACATTCTGCGTCTGCGTGGCGTGCATGCGGTTACCCGCTACATCACCAACGAAGTGCAGGAAGTTTACCGTCTGCAAGGCGTTAAGATTAACGATAAGCACATCGAAGTTATCGTTCGTCAGATGCTGCGTAAAGGCACCATCGTTAGCGCTGGTGGCTCCGAGTTCCTGGAAGGCGAGCAGGCTGAAGTGTCTCGCGTCAAGATTGCCAACCGTCAGCTGGAAGCTGAAGGTAAAATCGCGGCAACCTTCTCGCGCGATCTGCTGGGTATCACCAAGGCTTCCTTGGCGACCGAGTCCTTCATCTCCGCTGCATCGTTCCAGGAAACGACGCGCGTTCTGACCGAAGCTGCCGTAGCCGGCAAGCGTGATGAACTGCGTGGCCTGAAAGAGAACGTCATCGTGGGCCGTCTGATCCCAGCCGGTACCGGTTACGCTTATCATCAGGATCGCATGCGTCGTCGTGCTCAGGGTGAAGCGCCGGTTGTTCCGCAAGTCAGCGCGGAAGAAGCGACGGCTAACCTGGCCGAGCTGCTCAACGCAGGCCTGGGCGGCAGCGACGACGAGTAA
- a CDS encoding GNAT family N-acetyltransferase → MDSLITFEKLTAQHLPYLYEIRFSVEENLLHPHQIQYLQRKQALEDIDQGGGWICKHGDDYAGVGFGLFIPEPLIGGLFVKPEYQSKGIGSALLARVTTWMFEHGAEAIHLTTDPGSKAEGFYQHHGWVVVGQDEFGQAELVKRKEGE, encoded by the coding sequence ATGGACAGCCTCATTACCTTCGAGAAACTGACGGCGCAACACCTGCCTTACCTGTATGAGATCCGCTTTTCCGTTGAAGAAAACCTGCTGCACCCGCATCAGATCCAGTATCTGCAGCGCAAACAGGCGCTGGAGGATATCGACCAGGGCGGCGGCTGGATCTGCAAGCATGGCGACGACTATGCCGGCGTTGGTTTCGGGTTATTCATCCCTGAACCGCTGATCGGCGGCCTGTTCGTGAAGCCGGAATACCAGTCGAAGGGGATCGGCTCCGCCTTGCTGGCACGGGTCACTACCTGGATGTTTGAGCACGGCGCCGAAGCGATCCACTTAACCACCGATCCCGGCTCCAAAGCCGAAGGCTTTTATCAACATCATGGCTGGGTCGTGGTCGGGCAGGATGAGTTTGGCCAGGCCGAACTGGTGAAACGCAAAGAGGGTGAATAA
- a CDS encoding oxidoreductase, which produces MTIKGLMTFLLLSLFSAPLYAAVDYFYLKPLDGEKIKITRQMLEAMPRHTIKTSTNFTPEDTFTGVEFAELVKAYHLKGQSVRAFAWDDYSYSMPIDEMIKYRVIVAYQRGGKPIDVGELGPFAIIYPRDGYAELNNLDVNAKTVWQVKRLDLK; this is translated from the coding sequence ATGACAATCAAAGGATTGATGACGTTCCTGCTGCTTTCGCTGTTCAGCGCGCCGCTGTATGCGGCCGTTGACTATTTTTACCTCAAACCGCTCGACGGCGAGAAGATCAAGATAACTCGGCAGATGCTGGAAGCGATGCCGCGGCATACGATTAAAACCTCGACCAATTTCACCCCGGAAGATACGTTCACCGGCGTTGAGTTTGCGGAGCTGGTGAAAGCCTATCACCTGAAAGGCCAGTCGGTGCGCGCCTTCGCCTGGGATGATTACTCCTATTCGATGCCGATCGATGAGATGATTAAATACCGCGTGATCGTCGCCTACCAGCGCGGCGGTAAGCCGATCGACGTTGGGGAACTGGGGCCGTTCGCCATTATTTATCCGCGCGATGGCTACGCCGAGCTGAATAACCTGGATGTGAATGCGAAAACCGTCTGGCAAGTTAAACGGTTGGATCTGAAATAA